The following are encoded in a window of Cupriavidus oxalaticus genomic DNA:
- a CDS encoding alpha/beta hydrolase — MSAVPSSVNQAPGLPSAPLDPQVSQLLELIARAKRPPIHALDPEDARIAYEKSAPILDISPPAVHATEDLHVPARDGHAIPARLYTPREASWAEPLPLLAYFHGGGFTVGSVNSHDALCRLLCGQADCMVLSVDYRLGPQWRFPTAVNDAFDALHWVFAEAGRLGADPARIALGGDSAGGTLAAASAVEARNAGLAPVLQMLLYPGTCARQDTPSHRALAEGYLLTAEMIRWFFAQYLDQEASRDDWRFAPLDGGGSGADVRNVCPAWVAVAGYDPLHDEGVAYAAKLRAAGVPATLANYPGMIHDFFKLGRFVPAVAQAHAEAAAALRAAFGQS, encoded by the coding sequence ATGTCCGCCGTACCATCCTCCGTCAACCAGGCTCCCGGCCTGCCGTCGGCTCCGCTCGACCCGCAGGTGTCGCAGCTGCTGGAACTGATCGCCCGTGCCAAGCGGCCGCCGATCCACGCACTGGACCCCGAGGACGCCAGGATCGCCTACGAGAAGAGCGCGCCGATCCTCGACATCAGCCCGCCCGCCGTGCACGCGACCGAAGACCTGCACGTGCCCGCGCGTGACGGCCATGCCATCCCGGCGCGGCTGTACACGCCGCGCGAGGCCAGCTGGGCCGAGCCGCTGCCGCTGCTGGCGTACTTCCACGGTGGCGGCTTCACGGTTGGCAGCGTCAATTCGCACGATGCGCTGTGCCGGCTGCTGTGCGGCCAGGCCGATTGCATGGTGCTGTCGGTGGATTACCGCCTTGGGCCGCAATGGCGCTTTCCGACCGCGGTCAACGACGCCTTCGACGCGCTGCACTGGGTCTTTGCCGAAGCCGGAAGGCTGGGTGCCGACCCCGCCCGCATCGCGCTGGGCGGCGATAGCGCCGGCGGCACGCTGGCCGCTGCCAGCGCTGTGGAGGCGCGCAACGCCGGGCTCGCGCCGGTGCTGCAGATGCTGCTGTATCCCGGCACCTGCGCGCGCCAGGACACGCCATCGCACCGCGCGCTGGCCGAGGGCTACCTGCTGACCGCCGAGATGATCCGCTGGTTCTTTGCGCAGTACCTGGACCAGGAAGCCAGCCGCGACGACTGGCGCTTCGCCCCGCTCGACGGCGGCGGCAGCGGCGCCGACGTGCGCAATGTGTGCCCGGCCTGGGTCGCCGTGGCGGGCTATGACCCGCTGCATGACGAAGGCGTCGCCTACGCCGCCAAGCTGCGCGCCGCCGGCGTGCCGGCCACGCTGGCGAACTACCCCGGCATGATCCATGATTTCTTCAAGCTGGGCCGGTTCGTGCCGGCGGTGGCGCAGGCGCATGCCGAGGCCGCCGCCGCGCTGCGTGCCGCGTTCGGCCAATCCTGA
- the ltnD gene encoding L-threonate dehydrogenase — MSRNIGVIGLGAMGFGVAQSLLRAGFNVHACDLRPEVLQRFADEGGVPCASPAELGSRCDVVLTLVVNAQQTEAVLFGANGAVAGMQPGKLVIASATVPPGFAETLGRRLAEKGLLMLDAPVSGGAARAASGEMTMMTSGPAEAYALAEDVLAAIAGKVYRLGAAHGAGSKVKIINQLLAGVHIAAAAEAMALGLREGVDPDALYDVITHSAGNSWMFENRVPHILKGDYTPLSAVDIFVKDLGMVLDTARTSKFPLPLSAAAHQMFMMASTAGHGGEDDSAVIKIFPGIELPGKAE, encoded by the coding sequence ATGTCCAGGAATATCGGCGTCATCGGCCTTGGTGCCATGGGCTTTGGTGTCGCGCAGTCGCTGCTGCGTGCCGGTTTCAACGTGCACGCCTGCGACCTGCGTCCCGAAGTGCTGCAGCGCTTTGCCGATGAAGGCGGCGTGCCGTGCGCGTCGCCCGCCGAGCTGGGCAGCCGCTGCGACGTGGTGCTGACGCTGGTCGTCAACGCGCAGCAGACCGAGGCCGTGCTGTTCGGCGCCAACGGCGCCGTGGCCGGGATGCAGCCGGGCAAGCTGGTGATCGCCAGCGCCACGGTGCCGCCGGGCTTTGCCGAGACCCTGGGCCGCCGCCTTGCTGAAAAGGGCCTGCTGATGCTGGACGCGCCGGTCTCCGGCGGCGCCGCGCGCGCCGCCAGCGGCGAGATGACCATGATGACCTCGGGCCCCGCCGAAGCCTACGCGCTGGCCGAGGACGTGCTGGCCGCCATCGCCGGCAAGGTCTACCGCCTGGGCGCCGCGCACGGCGCCGGCTCCAAGGTGAAGATCATCAACCAGCTGCTGGCCGGCGTGCATATCGCTGCCGCGGCCGAGGCCATGGCGCTCGGCCTGCGCGAAGGCGTGGACCCGGACGCGCTCTATGACGTGATCACGCACAGCGCCGGCAACTCGTGGATGTTCGAGAACCGCGTGCCCCATATCCTGAAGGGCGACTACACCCCGCTGTCGGCGGTCGACATCTTCGTCAAGGACCTGGGCATGGTGCTCGACACCGCGCGCACCAGCAAATTCCCGCTGCCGCTGTCGGCCGCCGCGCACCAGATGTTCATGATGGCTTCTACCGCCGGCCATGGCGGCGAAGACGATTCGGCCGTGATCAAGATCTTCCCGGGCATCGAGCTGCCGGGCAAGGCCGAATAA
- the otnC gene encoding 3-oxo-tetronate 4-phosphate decarboxylase translates to MSTESQLREEICRIGASLYQRGYTVGSAGNISARLDDGWLITPTDACLGMMDPAAVAKVATDGTWVSGDKPSKTLTLHRAIYDNNPGAHAVVHTHSTHLVALTLAGAWQPDDVLPPLTPYYVMKVGHIPLIPYHRPGDPAVAARVATLAAQVRGVLLERLGPVVWESSVSRAAFALEELEETAKLWMMMKDTPGFAARAALPDGALAELRDAFQARW, encoded by the coding sequence ATGAGCACCGAAAGCCAGCTGCGCGAAGAGATCTGCCGCATCGGCGCCAGCCTCTACCAGCGCGGCTATACCGTCGGCTCGGCCGGCAACATCAGCGCGCGGCTGGACGACGGCTGGCTGATCACCCCGACCGATGCCTGCCTGGGCATGATGGACCCGGCCGCGGTCGCCAAGGTCGCCACCGACGGCACCTGGGTGTCGGGCGACAAGCCGTCCAAGACGCTCACGCTGCATCGCGCGATCTATGACAACAATCCCGGGGCGCACGCCGTGGTGCACACGCACTCGACGCACCTCGTGGCCCTGACGCTGGCCGGTGCCTGGCAACCGGACGACGTACTGCCGCCGCTCACGCCGTACTACGTGATGAAGGTCGGCCATATCCCGCTGATTCCCTATCACCGGCCCGGCGATCCCGCGGTCGCCGCGCGCGTGGCCACGCTGGCCGCGCAGGTGCGCGGCGTGCTGCTGGAACGCCTCGGCCCGGTGGTGTGGGAGTCCAGCGTCTCGCGCGCGGCGTTCGCGCTGGAAGAACTGGAGGAAACCGCCAAGCTATGGATGATGATGAAGGACACGCCGGGCTTCGCCGCCCGCGCGGCGCTGCCCGACGGCGCACTGGCTGAGTTGCGCGACGCCTTCCAGGCGCGCTGGTAG
- a CDS encoding YbgC/FadM family acyl-CoA thioesterase gives MAKEEFRHTIPLRVRWSEVDPQSIVFNAHYLTYCDICVTEYWRALGIRYPEDVLHAHGVDIFVVKSTLEYHASARFDDELELRGRMARLGRSSMLFRVEMYRGDEHLITGEIVYVCADPATQKSAAIPGVVREIIEGYEVVKPAG, from the coding sequence ATGGCCAAAGAAGAGTTCCGCCATACCATCCCGCTGCGCGTGCGCTGGTCCGAAGTCGATCCGCAGTCGATCGTCTTCAATGCGCACTACCTGACTTACTGCGATATCTGCGTGACCGAGTACTGGCGTGCGCTGGGAATCCGCTATCCGGAGGATGTACTGCACGCGCACGGCGTCGATATCTTCGTGGTCAAGTCCACGCTCGAGTATCACGCCTCGGCGCGCTTTGACGACGAGCTGGAACTGCGCGGGCGCATGGCGCGGCTGGGGCGGTCCAGCATGCTGTTCCGGGTCGAGATGTACCGGGGCGACGAACACCTGATCACCGGTGAAATCGTCTATGTGTGCGCGGATCCGGCGACGCAGAAGTCGGCGGCGATCCCGGGGGTGGTGCGGGAGATTATCGAGGGGTATGAGGTGGTGAAGCCGGCGGGGTGA
- the otnI gene encoding 2-oxo-tetronate isomerase has protein sequence MPRFAANLSMMYNEHAFLDRFAAAAADGFQAVEYLFPYEHPAAELRARLDANGLTQALFNAPPGDWAAGERGLASLPGREAEFRDAVGRALEYAGVIGNDRVHVMAGLVPADADRARYRATYLENVAFAAQAAAAQGVTIVLEPINTRDMPGYFLNRQDDAQAICKEVGVANLKVQFDCYHCQIVEGDIAMKLKRDMPGIGHIQIAGVPERHEPDLGELNYPYLFDLIDTLGYQGWIGCEYRPRAGTSAGLGWLKPYLGR, from the coding sequence ATGCCGCGCTTCGCCGCAAATCTCTCGATGATGTACAACGAGCACGCTTTCCTGGACCGCTTCGCCGCTGCCGCGGCGGACGGCTTCCAGGCGGTGGAGTACCTGTTCCCGTACGAGCACCCCGCCGCCGAGCTGCGCGCCCGCCTCGACGCGAACGGTCTCACCCAGGCGCTGTTCAACGCCCCGCCGGGCGACTGGGCAGCCGGCGAGCGCGGCCTGGCATCGCTGCCGGGGCGCGAGGCGGAATTCCGCGACGCCGTCGGCCGCGCGCTGGAATACGCCGGCGTGATCGGCAATGACCGCGTGCACGTGATGGCAGGCCTGGTGCCTGCCGACGCCGACCGCGCGCGCTACCGTGCCACCTACCTGGAAAACGTCGCTTTTGCCGCGCAGGCGGCCGCCGCGCAAGGCGTGACCATCGTGCTGGAGCCGATCAACACGCGCGACATGCCGGGCTATTTCCTGAACCGCCAGGACGACGCGCAGGCGATCTGCAAGGAAGTCGGCGTGGCCAACCTGAAGGTGCAGTTCGACTGCTACCACTGCCAGATCGTCGAGGGCGATATCGCGATGAAGCTCAAGCGCGACATGCCCGGCATCGGCCATATCCAGATCGCCGGCGTGCCCGAGCGCCATGAGCCGGACCTGGGCGAGCTGAACTACCCGTACCTGTTCGACCTGATCGACACGCTCGGCTACCAGGGCTGGATCGGCTGCGAATACCGTCCGCGCGCCGGCACGTCCGCAGGACTGGGCTGGCTCAAGCCTTACCTCGGCCGCTGA
- a CDS encoding GNAT family N-acetyltransferase — protein MPVSVLICPWSEARERARAIRYTVFVEEQNVPVELEWDEWDEPSWHALALAEDGTPVATGRLLPDGHIGRMAVLKAARGTGVGAQVLQALMEKAAQLGYPELVLNAQTHAAPFYLRAGFAQSGEEFEEAGIPHIEMRKRLAG, from the coding sequence ATGCCAGTCTCCGTCCTGATCTGCCCCTGGTCCGAAGCGCGCGAACGCGCCCGCGCGATCCGCTATACCGTGTTTGTCGAAGAGCAGAACGTGCCGGTGGAACTGGAATGGGACGAATGGGACGAGCCCAGCTGGCACGCGCTGGCGCTGGCCGAGGATGGCACGCCAGTGGCCACCGGCCGGCTGCTGCCCGACGGCCATATCGGCCGCATGGCGGTGCTGAAGGCAGCGCGCGGCACCGGCGTCGGCGCGCAGGTGCTGCAGGCGCTGATGGAGAAGGCGGCGCAGCTCGGCTACCCGGAACTGGTGCTCAATGCCCAGACCCATGCCGCGCCGTTTTACCTGCGTGCGGGGTTTGCCCAGTCAGGGGAGGAATTCGAAGAGGCCGGCATCCCGCATATCGAGATGCGCAAGCGGCTGGCGGGCTGA
- a CDS encoding tripartite tricarboxylate transporter substrate binding protein, which translates to MQRRQFIARAGLAAATAAIGLAAMPAQAQADKFPQRPIRLVIGYTAGGSTDIPFRVLAENASKILGQPVIVENKPGAGGVLPAQMMQATAPDGYTLAQVAMPVYRLPYTTKINWDPVKDLSYIINLAGYSFGLVVPADSPIKTMQDYVAYAKANPGKLTYGSPGSMTTLHLTMEELALKQGVQFSHIPYKGNAESMQALLGGHVMSVADTPAWAPYVEQGKLRLLSTWGEKRSARFPNVPTLKELGMGIVQTSPFGLVAPKGTDPKIVQKLHDAFKKAMEMPNYRESLAKFDMEPFYMNSQQYAQFAAETVKKEKAIIEKLGLAKPQ; encoded by the coding sequence ATGCAACGCCGCCAATTTATCGCCCGCGCGGGCCTCGCCGCCGCCACCGCCGCCATCGGCCTGGCCGCCATGCCTGCCCAGGCCCAGGCAGACAAGTTTCCGCAGCGTCCGATCCGTCTGGTGATCGGCTATACCGCCGGCGGCTCCACCGACATCCCATTCCGGGTCCTGGCCGAGAACGCGTCCAAGATCCTGGGCCAGCCGGTGATCGTCGAGAACAAGCCCGGCGCGGGCGGCGTGCTGCCCGCGCAGATGATGCAGGCCACCGCGCCCGACGGCTACACGCTGGCGCAGGTCGCCATGCCCGTCTATCGCCTGCCGTACACCACCAAGATCAACTGGGACCCGGTCAAGGACCTGAGCTACATCATCAACCTGGCCGGCTATTCGTTCGGCCTGGTGGTGCCGGCGGATTCGCCGATCAAGACCATGCAGGATTACGTCGCCTACGCCAAGGCCAATCCGGGCAAGCTGACCTACGGCTCGCCGGGCAGCATGACCACGCTGCACCTGACCATGGAAGAGCTGGCGCTGAAGCAGGGCGTGCAGTTCTCGCACATCCCGTACAAGGGCAATGCGGAATCGATGCAGGCGCTGCTGGGCGGGCACGTGATGTCGGTGGCCGATACGCCGGCCTGGGCGCCGTACGTGGAGCAGGGCAAGCTGCGCCTGCTGTCGACATGGGGCGAGAAGCGCTCGGCGCGCTTCCCCAACGTGCCGACGCTGAAGGAACTGGGCATGGGCATCGTGCAGACCTCGCCGTTCGGCCTGGTCGCGCCCAAGGGCACCGACCCGAAGATCGTGCAGAAGCTGCATGACGCCTTCAAGAAGGCGATGGAAATGCCCAACTACCGCGAATCGCTGGCCAAGTTCGACATGGAGCCGTTCTACATGAACAGCCAGCAGTACGCGCAGTTCGCCGCCGAAACCGTCAAGAAGGAAAAGGCGATCATCGAGAAGCTGGGGCTGGCCAAGCCGCAGTAA
- a CDS encoding MFS transporter, with product MPSNQPAASVPAFDSLGGNARLDTDTQIEKRAYNKVFWRIMPFLMLCYVIAYLDRVNVGFAKLQMGQDLAFSETVFGLGAGLFFIGYFLFEVPSNLLMHKIGARIWIARIMITWGIISALFLFVQTPTQFYVMRFLLGLAEAGFYPGVILYLTYWYPANRRAKMIALFMSGIPVAGMFGNPLSGWIMDAFNGTHGMSGWQWMFLLEALPALVIGVVTIFVLRDSIDKAPWLSADEKRVLKRNIEEDQQKAGAAAGQAHGHSLGAVFSDRRVWWMCLIYFCFVTGQYALTFWMPTLVKASGVTGNLKIGLLSAIPFLCAIVVMNILGHSADARQERRWHLIVPALMGAVGFAIAASFTNNTTVSIAALSLAAAGVLTCAPLFWSLPTAFLSGIAAASGIAVVNSVGNLAGFVSPYMVGALKDLTQSTQLPMYVLSAILVLGAVLVWLTPAKLVNR from the coding sequence ATGCCATCCAATCAACCGGCGGCCAGCGTGCCCGCCTTCGACAGCCTGGGCGGCAACGCCCGGCTCGACACCGACACCCAGATCGAGAAGCGCGCCTACAACAAGGTGTTCTGGCGCATCATGCCGTTCCTGATGCTGTGCTACGTGATCGCCTACCTCGATCGCGTCAACGTCGGCTTCGCCAAGCTGCAGATGGGCCAGGACCTGGCCTTTTCCGAGACCGTGTTCGGCCTGGGCGCCGGCCTGTTCTTCATCGGCTACTTCCTGTTCGAGGTGCCCAGCAACCTGCTGATGCACAAGATCGGCGCGCGCATCTGGATCGCGCGCATCATGATCACGTGGGGCATCATCTCGGCGCTGTTCCTGTTCGTGCAGACGCCGACGCAGTTCTACGTGATGCGCTTCCTGCTCGGCCTGGCCGAGGCGGGCTTCTACCCCGGCGTGATCCTGTACCTGACCTACTGGTACCCGGCCAACCGCCGCGCCAAGATGATCGCGCTGTTCATGTCGGGCATCCCGGTCGCCGGCATGTTCGGCAACCCGCTGTCGGGCTGGATCATGGACGCCTTCAACGGCACGCATGGCATGAGCGGCTGGCAGTGGATGTTCCTGCTGGAAGCCCTGCCCGCGCTGGTCATCGGCGTGGTGACGATCTTTGTGCTGCGCGACAGCATCGACAAGGCACCGTGGCTCAGCGCCGATGAAAAGCGCGTGCTCAAGCGCAATATCGAGGAAGACCAGCAGAAGGCCGGCGCCGCCGCCGGCCAGGCGCACGGCCATTCGCTGGGCGCCGTGTTCAGCGACCGCCGCGTGTGGTGGATGTGCCTGATCTACTTCTGCTTCGTCACCGGCCAGTACGCGCTGACGTTCTGGATGCCCACGCTGGTCAAGGCCAGCGGCGTCACCGGCAACCTGAAGATCGGCCTGCTGTCGGCGATCCCGTTCCTCTGCGCCATCGTCGTCATGAACATCCTCGGCCACAGCGCCGATGCGCGCCAGGAACGCCGCTGGCACCTGATCGTGCCGGCGCTGATGGGTGCGGTGGGCTTTGCCATTGCCGCCTCGTTCACCAACAATACGACCGTGTCCATCGCTGCGCTGTCGCTCGCCGCCGCCGGGGTGCTGACCTGCGCGCCGCTGTTCTGGTCGCTGCCCACCGCGTTCCTGTCGGGCATTGCCGCCGCGTCCGGCATCGCCGTGGTGAACTCGGTCGGCAACCTGGCCGGCTTCGTGTCGCCGTACATGGTCGGCGCGCTCAAGGACCTGACGCAGAGCACGCAGCTGCCGATGTACGTGCTGTCCGCGATCCTGGTGCTCGGCGCCGTGCTGGTGTGGCTGACGCCGGCTAAACTGGTCAACCGCTGA
- a CDS encoding DUF4952 domain-containing protein gives MRWFFLLCLIAALGNAKASEDAAPPLGCGDFMRQLGLQRPDVKFVSCEQVKSSDLGMDRLEAVYRVEGKDIAKVENWLIHFAHVTPLKFACCGWESSEGDFKGRDGVMYTIGMGGEASVSTRKAFAKIPFLKLRIKRYFERP, from the coding sequence GTGAGATGGTTTTTTCTGCTGTGCCTGATTGCCGCCCTTGGAAATGCAAAGGCGTCAGAAGATGCAGCGCCGCCTCTTGGCTGCGGCGACTTCATGCGCCAACTCGGCTTGCAACGCCCAGACGTAAAATTCGTCAGTTGTGAGCAGGTCAAGAGTAGCGATCTGGGTATGGATAGACTGGAGGCAGTGTACCGCGTCGAAGGAAAGGATATTGCGAAGGTGGAGAATTGGCTGATCCATTTCGCTCACGTGACGCCCCTGAAATTCGCATGCTGTGGCTGGGAATCAAGCGAGGGAGATTTCAAGGGCCGCGATGGTGTCATGTATACGATTGGCATGGGCGGAGAAGCGTCCGTGAGCACGCGTAAAGCCTTCGCCAAGATTCCATTCCTGAAATTGCGCATAAAGCGCTATTTCGAGAGGCCATGA
- the otnK gene encoding 3-oxo-tetronate kinase: protein MTALLGCIADDFTGATDLANTLVRNGMRTVQTIGVPESAADTGAADALVVALKSRTIPAAEAVAQSLAALQWLRAQGCRQFVFKYCSTFDSTDAGNIGQVAEALLNALDSDFTIACPAFPENGRTIFRGHLFVGDALLNESGMEHHPLTPMTDASLVRVLQRQSQSKVGLLRYDAVARGAQATADRIASLRHDGVRLAIADAVSDADLFTLGEACAGLPLITGGSGIALGLPENFRRAGLLPQRGDADAVPAVDGPGVVLAGSASRATNGQVAHWLEQGRPALRIDPLALARGEAVADAALDFAASHDEPVLVYATSSPDEVKAVQAELGVERAGHLVEQCLATVAAGLLARGTRRFVVAGGETSGAVVQALNVRALRIGTQIAPGVPATVTLGATPLALALKSGNFGGPAFFDEALRQLGGQ, encoded by the coding sequence ATGACCGCGCTCCTGGGCTGTATCGCCGACGACTTTACCGGCGCCACCGACCTCGCCAACACGCTGGTGCGCAATGGCATGCGCACCGTGCAGACCATCGGCGTGCCTGAATCCGCGGCCGATACCGGCGCGGCCGACGCACTGGTGGTCGCGCTGAAGTCACGCACCATTCCCGCCGCCGAAGCCGTGGCGCAGTCGCTGGCCGCGCTGCAATGGCTGCGCGCGCAGGGCTGCCGCCAGTTCGTGTTCAAGTACTGCTCGACCTTCGATTCGACCGACGCCGGCAATATCGGCCAGGTCGCCGAAGCGCTGCTGAACGCGCTGGACAGCGATTTCACCATCGCCTGCCCCGCCTTCCCCGAGAACGGCCGCACCATCTTCCGCGGGCACCTGTTCGTGGGCGATGCGCTGCTGAACGAGTCGGGCATGGAGCACCATCCGCTGACGCCGATGACCGACGCCAGCCTGGTGCGCGTGCTGCAGCGCCAGAGCCAGAGCAAGGTCGGGCTGCTGCGCTACGACGCCGTCGCGCGCGGCGCGCAGGCCACGGCCGACCGCATTGCGTCGCTGCGCCACGACGGCGTTCGGCTGGCGATCGCCGATGCGGTGTCTGACGCCGACCTGTTTACGCTGGGCGAAGCCTGCGCCGGCCTGCCGCTGATCACCGGCGGCTCCGGCATCGCGCTGGGCCTGCCGGAGAATTTCCGCCGCGCCGGCCTGCTGCCGCAGCGTGGCGATGCCGACGCGGTCCCCGCCGTCGACGGCCCGGGCGTGGTGCTGGCCGGCAGCGCCTCGCGCGCGACCAACGGGCAAGTGGCGCACTGGCTGGAGCAAGGCCGCCCGGCGCTGCGCATCGACCCGCTCGCGCTGGCGCGCGGCGAAGCCGTGGCCGACGCCGCGCTGGACTTCGCCGCCTCGCACGACGAGCCGGTGCTGGTCTACGCCACTTCCAGCCCCGACGAAGTCAAGGCCGTGCAGGCCGAACTGGGCGTAGAGCGCGCCGGCCACCTGGTCGAGCAATGCCTGGCCACCGTCGCCGCCGGCCTGCTCGCACGCGGCACGCGCCGCTTCGTCGTCGCCGGCGGCGAAACCTCTGGTGCCGTGGTGCAGGCGCTGAACGTGCGAGCGCTGCGCATCGGCACGCAGATCGCCCCCGGCGTGCCGGCCACGGTCACGCTCGGCGCCACGCCGCTGGCGCTGGCGCTCAAGTCGGGCAACTTCGGCGGCCCGGCCTTCTTTGACGAAGCGCTGCGCCAGCTCGGAGGCCAATGA
- the denD gene encoding D-erythronate dehydrogenase, with protein MNVLITGGAGFLGLQLARLLLQRGTLNLDGKAVAFDRLTLLDVVAPQGLDDARVRVVTGDLSDPAVLRQAIDHDTGAVFHLAAVVSGQAEADFELGMRVNLDASRALLETCRELGHKPRVLFTSSVAVYGGELPPVVQDDTALNPQSSYGVQKAIGELLLSDYSRRGFVDGRVLRLPTISVRPGKPNAAASSFASGIIREPLSGVAANCPVAPQTKLWLLSPRAAVAALVNGIELAGERLGNRRVINLPGLSVTAAGMVDALRRVAGHAVADLVTWEREERVEKIVGTWPAAWNAERALSLGFESDASFDAVIRAYMEDAGVGK; from the coding sequence ATGAACGTACTGATTACCGGCGGCGCCGGCTTCCTCGGCCTGCAACTCGCCCGCCTGCTGCTGCAACGCGGCACCCTGAACCTGGACGGCAAGGCCGTTGCCTTCGACCGCCTGACGCTGCTCGACGTGGTCGCGCCGCAAGGACTTGACGATGCGCGCGTGCGCGTGGTGACCGGCGACCTGTCCGACCCGGCGGTGCTGCGCCAGGCCATCGACCATGACACCGGCGCGGTGTTCCACCTCGCCGCCGTGGTCAGCGGCCAGGCCGAGGCGGATTTCGAGCTGGGCATGCGCGTCAACCTCGACGCCTCGCGCGCGCTGCTCGAAACCTGCCGCGAACTGGGCCACAAGCCGCGCGTGCTGTTCACCAGCTCGGTCGCGGTCTATGGCGGCGAGCTGCCGCCGGTGGTGCAGGACGACACCGCGCTGAACCCGCAATCGTCGTACGGCGTGCAGAAGGCCATCGGCGAGCTGCTGCTGTCGGACTACAGCCGCCGCGGCTTCGTCGACGGCCGCGTGCTGCGCCTGCCGACCATCAGCGTGCGCCCGGGCAAGCCCAACGCGGCGGCCTCGTCGTTCGCCAGCGGCATCATCCGCGAGCCGTTGTCGGGCGTGGCGGCCAACTGCCCGGTGGCGCCGCAGACCAAACTGTGGCTGCTGTCGCCGCGCGCGGCGGTGGCCGCGCTGGTCAATGGCATCGAACTGGCCGGCGAACGGCTGGGCAACCGCCGCGTGATCAACCTGCCGGGGCTGTCGGTGACGGCCGCGGGCATGGTCGATGCGCTGCGCCGCGTGGCGGGCCATGCGGTGGCGGATCTTGTCACGTGGGAACGCGAAGAGCGCGTCGAGAAGATCGTCGGCACCTGGCCAGCTGCATGGAATGCGGAACGGGCGCTGTCGCTGGGGTTCGAGAGCGATGCCAGCTTTGATGCGGTGATCCGGGCTTATATGGAGGATGCGGGGGTGGGCAAGTAA
- a CDS encoding FadR/GntR family transcriptional regulator: MFQKVPARALTDNVAEQLLDKIQNGAFARGDKLPTEAVLSEEFGVSRTVVREAISRLKYEGVVESRQGSGVFVTLQAGIRPLRIDYTDTGTLESVLQIVELRRAIEAEVAAQAARRRTDASMAAIDAALARIDEEVEQGGDGVAADVAFHRAIAGATGNPYFLKTLEFLSQYLETATRVTRTNEARRADFSRQVREEHQAIVAAIRAGDPLAARNAAQNHMYNAARRLAQLGADENGAADDEAAGTRGVSN; this comes from the coding sequence ATGTTCCAGAAAGTCCCTGCCCGCGCCCTGACCGACAACGTCGCCGAACAACTGCTGGACAAGATCCAGAACGGCGCCTTTGCCCGCGGCGACAAGCTGCCAACCGAAGCGGTGCTGTCCGAAGAATTCGGCGTCAGCCGCACCGTGGTGCGTGAGGCGATTTCCCGGCTGAAGTACGAAGGCGTGGTCGAGTCGCGCCAGGGCAGCGGCGTGTTCGTGACGCTGCAGGCCGGCATCCGGCCGCTGCGCATCGACTACACCGACACCGGCACGCTGGAATCGGTGCTGCAGATCGTCGAGCTGCGCCGCGCGATCGAGGCCGAGGTGGCCGCGCAGGCCGCGCGCCGCCGCACCGATGCGTCGATGGCCGCCATCGATGCCGCGCTGGCCCGCATCGACGAGGAAGTCGAGCAAGGCGGCGACGGCGTGGCCGCAGACGTGGCCTTCCATCGCGCCATCGCCGGCGCCACCGGCAACCCCTACTTCCTGAAGACGCTGGAATTCCTCAGCCAGTACCTGGAAACGGCCACCCGCGTGACCCGGACCAACGAGGCGCGCCGCGCCGACTTCTCGCGCCAGGTGCGCGAGGAACACCAGGCCATCGTCGCGGCGATCCGCGCCGGCGACCCGCTGGCCGCGCGCAATGCCGCGCAGAACCACATGTACAACGCCGCCCGCCGGCTGGCCCAGCTGGGCGCCGATGAGAACGGCGCCGCCGACGACGAAGCCGCCGGCACGCGGGGCGTGTCGAACTGA